CCCAGACTGGCAGAGTGAAAATTCAGCTGGGCCATTTAGCAAGCCCAAAGAGCAGAAATGGGTAACGTCAGCTGCCAAAATGAGAGGAAACAGTATTTCTCTGTAGCTGTAGGGATAATGCCCCCCATCTTGAGTGACTAGGGCGGCTTTCTAACTTACTGGGAAACGCCATCCTCTGCCCTTGCAGACCATCAGAATCTTTGCTATTTGAAATGGTGTCAATAAGAATTGAAATATTCCGCTCTTACCTGGAGGGTCTGTCACCTTGCCACAGAGAAGCAGCTTCCATGTGCACTCAGGTTGGAGCTTCAGGTGAAGGATTCTTGTAACGTTCGACATTTTAGTTGTATTGCTTCCAAAGAAACACAGCCCTGGGTCCACTTTAAAATCCAGGCCTGAAGTTGACTGTTTTATACAAAACCTGCTTTGCTTTGAGCCTGTCAGAATCTGCTTTCATTTAAATTTGATCTAGAGCCTTGGCAGTGGTCTGGTCGCTCACCTCACTCTTGCTCCTCCAGCCCCCGCCCGCCTTGTCCAGCCCGTCCTCACCCTAGCCTCGGCCCGCTGAGctcgctccctccccatctgCAGACATGTCTGAGACTAAGAACAGCCCCGAGTACCCTCCTTTTTCGCGGTCATGGCGCCTCGGCCGCCATGGTCTTCAGCGCCCTGGGTGCTGCCTATGGTACAGCCAAGAGTGGCACAGTCATTGCAGCCATGTCTGTCATGCTGCCAGAGCTGATCATGAAGTCCATCATCCCAGTGGTTATGGCTGGCAACATCGCCATCTATGGCCTGGTGGTGGCAGTCCTTATTGCCAACTCCATGACTGAAACCATGTCACTCTACAGGAGTTTCCTTCAGCTGGGCGCGGGCCTGAGTGTGGATCTGAGTGGGCTGGCAGCCGGCTTTGCTATTGGCATTGTGGGGGACGCCGGTGTGCGAGGCACTGCCCAGCAGCCCCGACTATTCGTGGGCATGATCCTGATCCTCATCTTTGCAGAGGTGCTGGGCCTCTACAAGTCATTGTGGCCCTAATCCTCTCCACAAAGTAACCCCTTTCCAAGCCCACCAGCCACAGAATATGATATAAAGACCACCCCTCCTCATTCCAAAATGAAGAGCCTGACATACACGCACGGGgcagctgcccctccccccagtagTTGGTCTTGTAAATGCGCAGTGTCCTAGTGCCCATCGTCTGTTGCCCCTTCCCGCCCCATGCCGTGGACATCTGGGCCCATTCATCACCCATCCAGGtccccaagaaaataaaaaataaaaataaatttgatctaAACTCCGCCTCCCCCCCTCTGCCCGAATCCTATGGTAACTCTGCCCCTCTGACTGGTGATgcccccacacaccaccaccaccacccccctgcCAGTTCCTCTGGCATAGGTTCTCCCTCGCTAAATGGATCAAACTGAGCTTTATTGGATGGCAGGTTTGTTCCTGGTGGTCTTAGGCTGACCGGCCCAGGTCATGGGTAGACCTTCTGGGACACAGagcaggacagagagagggtctagagcagtggttctcaaagtgtgctccagggcacactggtgtgccctagaagatttccaggtgggccctatggtattccagagaaatatgtgcctgttggggaccaaaaaaccaacagggtttttggagtttagatttttgggggacagaggtatggggaatttctataagctgatagtctgcccaacccccacctcacttgcctaattaggttgcaaaaggctgttaagctgtggtgttggattgtttacactaccccctatgttcccaggaaagactggaggcaagtttcttctatcctttgtttggtgtaaagttaagatgatatgtatggtgggagttttggattaataattaaacataaggaattgtcttttgaagccttttggatttctataaaagaatatgtggcaatatctaaaaaagctttgaacattttactacaattttcaacatcttatttatgtgaattaggattttctaccctcaacacaattaggagtaaaaagagaggaattcttcaatgtattgacgaggaaatgagagtttgcctttcaaatatatgcccaaacattgaagaaatcactaggacacatcaggctcatgtttctcataaacacaagaatgaaaaaacttaacacatttgtgctgggacctgctgaatttactaaatcttactaagaatgtatctatatatataaaaagataacttttttgtcgttttttaaatttttttaacccctcttttttacaaattctaaaaagcataacaaaaaatgtaacataaaaatgttttttaatgtcagaataaatttaattttgtcatatttattctgtttaccataaaagcacacttggactttatattttttctttaatatttgatttaattattataacatttctcagaaatttgtatatagtgtgcctacagttatttgtaggattttaaatgcgccccaacttcaaaaagtttgagaaccactggtctagagggtcACACAAGAACTATCCAGGATAAAAATAAGGTACCTcctgtgctcgcttcggcagcacatatactaaaattggaacgatacagagaagattagcatggcccctgtgcaaggatgacacgcaaattcgtgaagcattccatattaaaaaaaaatttaaaaaaaggtaccTCCCCCCAGCAAACCTGATTCCCTCCTCCATCTACAAGACAGGAGAGTTGTGAGGGAGgatgggaggggagaaggaaggagacctTTAGTCACACAGTGTTCACACACATCTGAGACTGAATCAAGGGTTGTAGAAATGAATCAATCAGTCTCTGAGTGGGGCCTGAGGCAATGGAAAGATTTCAGCCCTTTACTGAGTCACAATGGAAGCACTGGGTCTCCTGACATTTTTAAAGCTGCCCCTTTACCCCCAATGAAATGAGtccaaagtgaaaagaaaatgggGAAAGGCAGAATTCTAAAAATGCCCTTCCTTTGAACACCATCTTTGTGCAAGCATCTGGGGGAGGCCAGCTGGGGCGGGGCCATCTGGTGGGCGGGCCAGTAGGACTTGTCTTCTCTTGTTTATTCCCAGCCACATCTGGGCAGCTGCCAGAGCCCGCTTCCTCTCTGCCATCATTGGAAGAGCTCAAACTGAAAGGCTCCTGCTAAGGATCAGGACAGTTTCATTTCTGCTTACTGGGGGGCCTGCTGTGGCCAGTGTGGGAGGGCTGAGCCCTGGTCGAGCCCCAAACGGAGAGCTCCCGCCATGCCAGCCTGTTGCGATGATCTTTTCCAGTATGAGACAAACAAAGTCACCCGGGTCCAGAGCGTGAACTATGGCACCATTAAGTGGATCATACATGTGATTGTCTTCTCCTATGTTAGGtaagtgtgtgggggggtgaggatGACCCCAAATCTCTGCAGTGGTTGATGGCACAGGAAACTCCAAGGTGCAGCATCTGGTGTACATCCTGAATTCCACGTGGTTTTAAACTCTGAGACATGAGACTCCTAGCAAGgtaatgggaagggaagggagaggccgGAGAAGAAGCAGCAGGCAGGAGGAGGCAGCGCCCGTCTGCTGCAGAAAGGAGCCAGGGGAGGCGAGCATGACACTTCGGGTTCTACTCAGGGAGGGCATGCCTGGGAAAGGTAGGAAAACACAGGGCAACACCCTAGATTCTGAAGGAAGAGGCAAGGAATCGCGGCGCACCTAGTGATAACACTGGTGACTATCTGACTCATCACTGCTTAGGGGTAGGAATAGGACCAAACTTGTAAATGTAACTTCAGGTATTCTCCAGGGTCAGGAAGGttcccttgcctttttttttcttttttagtttactgagatataatttgcaagctatacaattcacccatttaaagtgcagaatttaggcctgacctgtggtggcgcagtgggataaagcatcgacctggaacactgaggtcgccggttcgaaaccttgggcttgcctggtcaaggcacatatgggagttgatgcttcctgctcctcccccttctctctctctctgtctctctctctcactcctctctctctaaaaaaaatcaataaattaaaaaaaataattaaaaaaattaaagtgcagAATTTAGTGGGTTTTGTAAtcatattcacagagttgtgccaTCAtcactacaattttaaaatattttccctgcCACAAAAGAGAAATCCCACATCCCTTAGCCATCACGCCCAATCCTCCGAGTCCCCTGAAGCTCTAGGCTTTCTATCTCTATGCATTTGCCCACTCTAGACATTTCACAGACATGAAATGACACAGTGTCTGGTTCTTTGTGGCTGGCTTCTTCCATATAGCCTTATGTTTCGAAGGTTCATATATGTTGGAACagatatcagtacttcattcctgtTTATGGCCAAggaatattctattgtatggataaACCACCTTTtggtggatatttgggttgtttccagtttggggctattatgaatactgctatgaacattcatgcacAGGTTTTTGCATGAACATGTTTTCAGTTTTCTCAGGTATATAACTATGAATCAAATTGGTGGATCATTTGgtaactgtattttcttttgctttctttttaatttttttttctttttccaagtgagaagaaggaagatagagagacagactcccacatgagtactgaccaggatccacctgacaacccccatctggggccaatactttgcgcatctggggccatgctcacaaccaagctatttttagcacctgaggcataggctccaaggagccatcctcagcacccagggccgagtgctctaaccaattgagccatggttgtgggagggaaagagagagagggaaagagaagcgggaggggaagggttggagaagcagatgatcgcttctcctgtgtgccctgaccaggaatcaatcctGGAaagtccatacgctgggctgatgtctatccactgagccacaggccagggccaaatggtagttattttaaaaaagaatctttttgaATATAACAGGTATTTTAATAGGCAGTGCATCCTCTCCTCTGACTATCAAAGCAACCACTCCCACATTTGGGATTCGAGAGCTGAAAATGTGGATTCAGAAATCTTTCACCTCTTTTTTAGTTTCCTTACCTGCACACTAGGGACGATGGTTGTGAGGATATGAGTTAATCAATGCAAAGCTGCTAAAAAAAATACCTGGCATATGGCAAGCCCTTATCAAGTGTTAATTTTACTTATAGTAACTATTAGGATTATCATTATTTGATTCATGTTTACTATGCAACAAGTATTGAATAATAAACCATATGTTAGAATTCTAAAATAAGACACAGTACTTAGACCAGATATCATAGAACTGATGATAAAAAGCATAGTTAGTAAATGCTCCCTTATCAGAACACAGATGGTATTATTGGGTCTAGCACacaatttctttgtttctttctttttatttgagagagagagagagggaaaaacattgatttgctgttccactcatttacacatccattggttgattcttgtctgtacCCTCATCGAggcttgaacctgcaactttggtgtattgggatgatgctctaaccaactgggctacctggccagggccagcagacaATTTCTTAAAAGCAGATTATTGTACATATAAGAACAGATTATTATGAGAACACcttacaataataaatatttttctttcatatggTGGAATCTTATTTTAcatgcatttaattcttttaaattcagTTATACATGTTCCACGGGAGCATGAAGAGAAAACACAATTAAAACAGTACAAGGTCCTTAAAAAattctggcctgtggtggcgcagtaaattaAGCATTGAcgtagaatgctgaggtcgctgtttcaaaacccctggcttgcccagtcaaggcacatacaagaagcaactatgagttaatgcttcccgctcctccccccgcctctctctctctctcaaatcaataaataaaatcttaaaacaaacaaaaaaacaacagcacaAGGATTCAGTGATTGGCGCCCCAGAGTAAGTGTGAGATGAGACTTGAGTCGGGGTCCCCTCAGTCAGTCTCTGCACACACGTGCTTCTCACAGCATGAGCATTTTGGCACCCTACCTGTGAATCCAGATACATATTTTCCACCCAACATGTCCCCTAAAATAAGCCAACTTCTTTACCTTCACCTGGAGCAAAACTGGAAAAACAGCAACTTGTTCCAGAGGAAACACTGGCTGTGACGGGCTCCCTGGGAGGTGCAAGGGCTGTGGGCTGTTGGCAGAGCTTTGTGTGCCACGCTTTTGATGGGGTACAATGTTTACTGTAAGTGCTGACTTTAGAAGAGAACCCCCTGTAAAATGCTTCTccattgtttctattttaaaatataaaattgaaaggaaaatatTGCCAGCTTTGCTTTTCCCCTCGTGTTAATGGAAGATTTGCATCTTACAGAATGGTGTCCAATAGAACACAGCTTGGGAAATGCTGCCTTAAATTGTACTTTGAGGCCTCAGGTGGATACAACTGCCAGTTGGCCATCTGTGAAATGTTAGAGCCACGGTGCCCCGGGGTTGGGGGATGCAGTATGCATCACACAGGACTGATGAGGAACGCAGGTGGAAGTCCAGACAGGCTCGGGTGAAATTCAAGATACACAGTAGCAGGTGGTGGGTTCTGGCCACGGGGTTCTGGGCTCAGAGGCTGTCCATACCAGGGCTGAAAAGGCAAAGGGTCAGGATAATAAAGTAAGACAGGGCCTCAGTTATAGAGACTGGGGCATGAGACAGGAGCTTGCAATACAGGAAATAGGACCAGAGGCTGGTCAGCTTCTCAGTGTCCCTCACAACCAAGCTTAGGTCTAGAGTCAAAGGCAAAGGCTGTAGCTGCAGGCAGGGTCAAGGGACTCCAGCTTCCAGGGTCACAGCAGAATGTGGACATGTTGCTGAATATAGCTGTGTCAGTCATATTGTTTGGCTACGTAACAGAAACCTAACTTAAGTTAGCCACCAATCCACCTAGGGGTATTTACTGTCACGTAACTGGGT
The DNA window shown above is from Saccopteryx bilineata isolate mSacBil1 chromosome 2, mSacBil1_pri_phased_curated, whole genome shotgun sequence and carries:
- the LOC136323246 gene encoding V-type proton ATPase 16 kDa proteolipid subunit c-like → MVFSALGAAYGTAKSGTVIAAMSVMLPELIMKSIIPVVMAGNIAIYGLVVAVLIANSMTETMSLYRSFLQLGAGLSVDLSGLAAGFAIGIVGDAGVRGTAQQPRLFVGMILILIFAEVLGLYKSLWP